A DNA window from Rossellomorea marisflavi contains the following coding sequences:
- a CDS encoding peptidoglycan DD-metalloendopeptidase family protein, which translates to MFNYPVEGAKLTSPFGRDVLNGQVRSHFGIDLAKSGTVNVKAAAAGVVSRSYRSDSYGEVVFVVHNLGGKIYETVYAHMRSGSRKVSVGANVKQGQVLGVMGNTGYSFGQHLHFELHEGRWNGDKSNAVDPLKYLDKAAPASKASSHTIKSGDTLWDIAKAYGTSVKELERLNPSVNAQALKVGAKLNVAKKADSYSSKKLVCKVSKLKFYSKPSWEAKDVSGYLTKGIGFPTVVRKLKVDNAYQYEAKNSKGATFYVTANGAYVDVK; encoded by the coding sequence ATGTTTAACTATCCGGTTGAAGGCGCAAAACTAACTTCGCCATTTGGGCGAGACGTATTGAACGGGCAGGTGCGAAGTCACTTCGGCATCGATTTAGCGAAAAGTGGGACGGTCAATGTAAAGGCGGCCGCAGCAGGCGTAGTTAGCCGATCATATCGCTCCGATTCCTATGGCGAAGTAGTGTTCGTTGTGCATAACCTTGGCGGTAAAATATACGAGACAGTTTACGCTCATATGCGGAGTGGTTCGCGTAAGGTTAGCGTGGGAGCGAATGTCAAGCAAGGGCAGGTACTCGGCGTAATGGGGAATACCGGTTATTCCTTCGGGCAGCACCTTCATTTCGAGCTGCATGAAGGGCGTTGGAATGGCGATAAGAGTAACGCAGTTGATCCGTTGAAATACCTAGATAAAGCAGCGCCTGCTTCTAAAGCTTCATCGCATACAATAAAAAGCGGCGATACCTTGTGGGACATCGCTAAGGCCTACGGTACCTCCGTTAAGGAGCTCGAGCGGCTAAATCCTAGCGTCAATGCACAAGCGCTTAAGGTCGGTGCTAAGCTTAACGTTGCGAAAAAGGCGGATAGCTATTCCAGCAAGAAGCTCGTATGCAAAGTCTCCAAGCTGAAGTTCTACAGCAAGCCGTCATGGGAAGCGAAAGACGTTTCCGGTTATCTAACGAAAGGTATTGGTTTTCCAACAGTTGTTCGCAAGCTTAAAGTGGATAACGCTTACCAGTACGAAGCTAAGAACAGTAAAGGCGCAACGTTTTATGTGACGGCTAACGGCGCATATGTAGACGTTAAGTAA
- a CDS encoding LPO_1073/Vpar_1526 family protein produces the protein MINRKQEITGGDHSNNVQGNEVTVHQHGMSYTDVKDIAMGVFKSNFYDLGEKIEAVVNERAEKLINKYLDELKAESPESLTNTKDPDVRFVIYEAQKNHARRNDDEIADLLIDLLVSRTKQKDQKFTTLVCNEALEIIPKLTMKQINILTVLFIVKHVNIGALFSAKDFPVFLDQFLRGITSGEIAFQHLQYSGCISISIGSADINKILSYSYPNDPIIDDLHLRYAKLIELWNTTKLANSSLTSVGIAIALSNFKKKTGVTWELENWIKE, from the coding sequence ATGATAAATAGAAAACAAGAAATCACGGGTGGCGACCATTCAAACAATGTACAAGGGAATGAAGTAACAGTTCACCAGCACGGTATGTCTTATACTGACGTAAAGGACATCGCCATGGGTGTTTTTAAGTCGAACTTTTATGACTTGGGCGAAAAAATTGAAGCAGTTGTTAATGAAAGAGCCGAAAAATTAATAAATAAATATTTAGATGAATTAAAAGCAGAGTCTCCTGAATCATTAACAAACACAAAAGATCCTGATGTAAGATTCGTAATATATGAGGCGCAGAAAAACCACGCTCGCCGTAATGATGATGAAATTGCTGATTTATTGATTGATTTATTGGTAAGCAGAACAAAACAAAAAGATCAAAAATTCACCACATTAGTGTGTAATGAAGCTTTAGAAATTATACCAAAACTAACCATGAAACAAATTAATATATTGACTGTTTTATTTATAGTTAAACATGTTAATATTGGTGCGCTATTTTCAGCGAAAGACTTTCCTGTTTTCCTAGATCAATTTTTGCGGGGTATAACTAGTGGCGAAATTGCTTTTCAACATTTGCAGTATAGTGGATGTATATCTATTAGTATTGGATCAGCTGATATAAATAAAATACTGTCATACTCTTATCCAAATGATCCAATTATTGATGATTTACATTTAAGGTATGCCAAATTAATTGAATTATGGAATACCACAAAATTAGCAAATTCATCTCTAACGAGTGTTGGGATTGCTATAGCTCTTAGTAATTTCAAAAAGAAAACGGGGGTTACTTGGGAATTAGAAAATTGGATAAAAGAATAA
- a CDS encoding DUF2627 domain-containing protein — translation MSRLIALIIMLIPGAFAALGIKLMRDMLFGILQPPIPYLWLQFILGLVFFVVGLGFIAGFVLHRDRKRNKVQPRFTKKS, via the coding sequence ATGTCACGCCTTATCGCTTTGATCATCATGCTCATACCCGGTGCATTTGCAGCGCTTGGTATCAAGCTTATGAGGGACATGCTCTTCGGCATCCTGCAGCCTCCCATACCGTACCTCTGGCTGCAATTCATTCTCGGTCTTGTCTTTTTCGTGGTCGGCCTGGGATTCATTGCAGGATTCGTTCTCCATAGGGACCGGAAAAGGAACAAAGTTCAACCTCGTTTCACGAAAAAAAGCTAG
- the bcd gene encoding branched-chain amino acid dehydrogenase, translated as MKIFSYMEQYDYEQLVFCQDQESGLKAIIAIHDTTLGPALGGTRMWTYESEEAAIEDALRLAKGMTYKNAAAGLNLGGGKTVIIGDPRKDKNEEMFRAFGRYIQGLNGRYITAEDVGTTVADMDLIHEETDYVTGISPAFGSSGNPSPVTAYGVYRGIKAAAKEAFGTDSLEGKTIAVQGVGNVAYNMCRHLHEEGANLIVTDINKEAVQRAVEEFGAKAVDTNEIYGVDCDIFAPCALGAIINDETIPQLKAKVIAGAANNQLKEARHGDAIHEMGIVYAPDYVINAGGVINVADELYGYNSERAMKKVEQVYNNVERVIEIAKRDHVPTYVAADRMAEERIEKMRRSRSQFLQNGHHILSRR; from the coding sequence ATGAAAATCTTCAGCTATATGGAACAATACGATTACGAACAATTGGTATTCTGCCAAGATCAGGAATCAGGCTTGAAAGCCATCATCGCCATCCACGATACCACTCTCGGCCCTGCACTCGGCGGAACACGCATGTGGACATATGAATCAGAGGAAGCGGCAATCGAAGACGCCCTTCGCCTTGCCAAAGGTATGACTTACAAGAATGCTGCAGCCGGATTGAATCTCGGAGGCGGTAAGACCGTCATCATCGGAGACCCGCGCAAAGACAAGAACGAAGAGATGTTCCGTGCATTCGGACGCTATATCCAAGGGCTGAATGGCCGTTATATCACGGCAGAGGATGTAGGTACAACCGTTGCGGACATGGACCTGATCCACGAAGAAACCGATTATGTAACAGGGATCTCTCCTGCATTCGGTTCATCAGGGAATCCATCCCCTGTAACAGCTTACGGCGTGTACCGCGGAATCAAAGCGGCAGCCAAGGAAGCATTCGGAACGGATTCGCTTGAAGGCAAAACCATTGCAGTCCAAGGTGTGGGTAATGTTGCGTACAATATGTGCCGCCACCTTCACGAAGAAGGAGCCAATCTGATCGTAACGGATATCAATAAAGAAGCCGTTCAGCGTGCCGTGGAAGAGTTTGGTGCTAAAGCTGTAGATACCAATGAAATCTATGGAGTAGACTGTGACATCTTCGCGCCTTGTGCCCTCGGTGCCATCATTAATGATGAAACGATTCCACAGCTGAAAGCCAAGGTGATTGCCGGAGCTGCGAATAACCAGCTGAAAGAAGCCCGTCACGGAGATGCCATCCACGAAATGGGAATCGTCTATGCTCCGGATTATGTCATCAACGCAGGTGGGGTCATCAACGTAGCTGATGAGCTTTATGGATATAACAGCGAGAGAGCCATGAAAAAGGTCGAACAGGTTTATAATAACGTCGAGCGCGTAATCGAAATCGCCAAGCGTGATCATGTTCCTACGTATGTAGCCGCTGACCGCATGGCAGAAGAACGCATCGAAAAAATGCGCCGTTCAAGAAGTCAATTCCTTCAAAACGGACATCACATCCTTAGCCGCCGCTAA
- a CDS encoding sigma 54-interacting transcriptional regulator, with protein sequence MQDVLIVGGGKGGVAILKILHEASSMNVVAVIDVDRQAPGVKLAGEWGIAVGDDWRPYLDSSIDIVIEVTGDQAVFEDIRDRRGKNTVLIPGSVAFLISKLLEEKEELIHELTSESFKRDLIFNSTDDGMIGIDHRGKIILFNQSAQRMTGISGEDALNRNILEVVPESRLLSTIETRRPEINQEVILQNGLKIISSRIPMITSSDEVIGAFSVFKDITEVVNLAEQITDLKEIQTMLEAIIQSSDDAISVVDEDGKGILINPAYTRITGLSSGEVIGQPATADISEGESIHLKVLRTRKAIRGTRMRVGPKRKEVIVNVAPIIVNDILKGSVGVIHDMSEIQSLTNELDRARRIIRTLEAKYIFDDIIGTSEEMKIAIEQAKLGAKTPATVLLRGESGTGKELFAHAIHNASDRKFNKFIRVNCAALAENLLESELFGYEDGAFSGAKRGGKRGLFEEANNGSIFLDEIGELSASTQAKLLRVLQEQEIVRVGGTKSIPINVRVIAATNVNLEKGMGDGSFREDLYYRLNRMPIQIPPLRQRKGDIPLISERLITKINQDYGRKVEGLTKKATVKLMEHDWPGNVRELENVLGRAVIFMEASETYIDEKHLSSMGHAKGRATEMESDPVETDLNARLEWYEKQIIQSVLAQHKGNKTATAKALNVSVRNLYYKIEKYNIEINSMK encoded by the coding sequence TTGCAGGATGTTCTCATAGTAGGGGGAGGAAAAGGTGGGGTGGCGATCTTGAAAATTCTCCACGAAGCCTCTTCCATGAATGTAGTAGCGGTCATCGATGTGGACAGGCAGGCTCCCGGGGTAAAGCTTGCCGGGGAATGGGGCATCGCGGTCGGAGATGATTGGCGACCGTATCTTGACTCTTCCATAGATATCGTCATCGAGGTGACGGGGGATCAGGCAGTGTTTGAAGACATCAGGGATCGACGCGGGAAGAATACCGTGCTCATCCCCGGAAGTGTCGCATTTCTCATTTCCAAGCTCCTCGAGGAAAAAGAAGAGCTGATCCATGAACTCACTAGTGAATCCTTCAAGCGGGATCTCATATTCAATTCAACGGATGACGGGATGATTGGAATTGATCACAGGGGTAAGATCATCCTTTTCAATCAAAGTGCCCAGCGCATGACGGGGATCAGCGGGGAGGATGCTTTGAACCGGAACATCCTTGAAGTCGTGCCGGAAAGCCGGCTGCTCTCGACCATCGAAACAAGGAGGCCTGAAATCAATCAAGAAGTGATCCTCCAGAACGGTTTGAAGATCATTTCGAGCAGGATCCCGATGATCACATCCTCGGATGAAGTAATCGGTGCATTTTCGGTGTTCAAGGATATTACCGAAGTGGTGAACCTTGCCGAACAGATCACGGATCTAAAAGAAATCCAGACGATGCTTGAAGCCATCATCCAATCAAGTGATGATGCCATATCTGTCGTGGATGAGGATGGGAAGGGGATCTTGATCAATCCCGCCTATACGAGAATCACGGGTCTTTCCAGTGGAGAGGTGATCGGGCAGCCGGCAACTGCGGATATTTCCGAAGGTGAAAGCATCCATCTCAAAGTCCTCAGGACCCGAAAGGCCATCAGGGGCACGAGGATGCGCGTCGGCCCGAAGCGGAAGGAAGTCATCGTCAATGTGGCACCGATCATCGTCAATGACATTTTGAAAGGGAGCGTCGGCGTCATCCATGATATGTCGGAGATCCAATCCCTCACGAATGAATTGGACCGGGCACGCAGGATCATCCGGACCCTAGAGGCAAAATACATTTTTGACGATATCATCGGGACATCCGAAGAAATGAAAATTGCCATCGAACAGGCGAAGCTTGGGGCAAAGACGCCGGCTACCGTCTTGCTGCGGGGTGAATCCGGCACCGGAAAGGAACTGTTTGCCCATGCCATACATAATGCAAGTGACCGGAAGTTCAACAAGTTCATCCGGGTCAACTGTGCTGCCCTGGCTGAAAACTTGTTGGAAAGTGAGCTGTTCGGTTATGAAGACGGCGCGTTTTCCGGAGCGAAGCGCGGGGGCAAGCGGGGTCTCTTTGAAGAAGCGAATAATGGGAGCATTTTCCTTGATGAGATCGGGGAGCTGAGTGCCAGCACGCAGGCGAAGCTTTTAAGGGTGCTCCAGGAACAAGAAATCGTCCGGGTGGGAGGAACCAAGTCCATCCCCATAAACGTCCGGGTGATTGCCGCCACCAATGTGAACCTCGAGAAAGGCATGGGGGACGGGTCATTCAGGGAGGATCTTTATTACCGCCTCAATCGAATGCCGATCCAGATCCCGCCCCTTCGCCAGCGAAAAGGCGATATCCCGTTGATATCCGAACGTCTCATCACCAAGATCAATCAGGATTACGGGCGTAAGGTGGAAGGGCTGACGAAAAAGGCCACGGTGAAGCTGATGGAGCATGACTGGCCAGGGAACGTGCGCGAGCTGGAAAACGTACTTGGCAGAGCCGTCATATTCATGGAGGCAAGTGAAACGTATATAGACGAAAAGCATCTTTCCTCCATGGGTCATGCGAAGGGGCGTGCAACCGAGATGGAGTCTGATCCGGTAGAGACAGATTTGAATGCACGCCTCGAGTGGTATGAAAAACAGATAATCCAGTCGGTTTTAGCGCAACATAAAGGGAACAAGACAGCCACGGCGAAAGCACTGAATGTTTCTGTCAGGAACCTGTACTATAAAATTGAAAAATATAACATTGAAATAAATAGCATGAAATAA
- a CDS encoding glycerophosphodiester phosphodiesterase, whose product MTLIFAHRGSAGTHPENTLEAFAEAARVGADGIEIDVQLTSDDQVVVIHDETLDRTTNGKGFVKDVTLKDIQKLRANGKWKMLRRCRVPSLIEVFEWMRGNDLLCNIELKNSVMDYTGLEEKIFELSREYGYDDRIIISSFNHYSLVKCKKLNPAVEVAALYSNRLFMPWSYARSIGAGAIHPNLNAVTDDMILQSVKAGVLVRPYTVNKETSMKRLLHIRCPALITDFPERAIGIRNTEKS is encoded by the coding sequence ATGACATTGATCTTTGCCCACAGGGGTTCTGCAGGGACTCATCCTGAGAATACATTGGAAGCGTTCGCCGAGGCAGCCCGGGTCGGGGCGGATGGGATCGAAATTGATGTACAGCTCACCTCGGACGATCAGGTGGTCGTCATCCACGACGAAACACTCGATCGTACGACGAATGGTAAGGGATTTGTCAAAGATGTCACCCTCAAGGATATACAAAAGCTCAGGGCGAACGGAAAATGGAAGATGCTCCGACGATGCCGGGTGCCTTCTTTGATCGAAGTGTTCGAATGGATGAGGGGGAATGATCTCCTCTGTAATATCGAATTGAAGAACAGCGTCATGGACTATACAGGCCTCGAAGAGAAAATCTTTGAACTGAGCAGGGAATATGGATACGATGATCGGATCATCATCTCTTCCTTCAATCACTACTCCCTTGTCAAGTGCAAGAAGCTGAATCCGGCAGTTGAAGTGGCAGCCCTGTACTCGAACAGGCTTTTCATGCCTTGGTCCTATGCCCGTTCCATCGGGGCAGGTGCCATCCATCCGAACCTCAATGCCGTAACCGATGACATGATCCTGCAGTCGGTGAAGGCGGGTGTGCTGGTGCGGCCCTACACGGTGAATAAGGAAACGTCGATGAAAAGGCTGCTCCACATACGGTGTCCTGCCCTCATTACCGATTTCCCCGAACGTGCAATCGGAATCAGGAATACAGAAAAAAGCTAG
- the yqiS gene encoding phosphate butyryltransferase has product MNLQSLVDLATRKENATVAVAAAEDKEVLKAVSMAVEHGMAEFLLFGDREKIEQVMEESQRDLLESARIKIIHSPSVQNAAELAVQAVNKKEADVLMKGHVSTSVLLKAVLNKEWGLRTGNVLSHAAAFEVEGFEKLVFVTDAAMNISPDLGQKAQIIQNTVSVARSIGIDQPKVAPLAAVEVINPQMQATLDAAALTVMNQRGQIKDCLVDGPLALDNAVSSIAARQKGIVSEVAGEADILLVPTIEAGNVLYKSLMYFAGAKVAAVISGATAPIVLTSRSDLAESKLYSLALAICSSENR; this is encoded by the coding sequence ATGAATCTCCAATCTCTAGTAGACCTAGCAACCCGCAAGGAAAATGCCACTGTAGCTGTTGCTGCGGCGGAAGATAAAGAAGTCCTGAAGGCTGTATCCATGGCCGTGGAACATGGGATGGCTGAGTTCCTGCTTTTCGGTGACAGGGAGAAGATCGAACAGGTGATGGAAGAATCACAGCGCGATCTTCTGGAAAGTGCCAGGATTAAAATCATCCATTCACCTTCCGTGCAAAATGCTGCAGAACTTGCCGTTCAGGCCGTCAACAAAAAAGAAGCAGACGTTTTGATGAAAGGGCATGTTTCCACTTCGGTCCTCCTCAAAGCTGTACTGAATAAAGAGTGGGGTCTTAGGACCGGGAATGTGCTATCGCACGCAGCCGCCTTCGAAGTTGAAGGATTTGAAAAACTCGTTTTTGTGACTGATGCCGCCATGAACATTTCACCGGACCTTGGGCAAAAGGCCCAGATCATTCAAAATACCGTTTCGGTTGCCCGGTCCATCGGAATCGACCAGCCGAAAGTAGCTCCTCTCGCAGCCGTTGAGGTCATCAACCCGCAAATGCAGGCTACATTGGATGCTGCCGCCCTGACGGTGATGAACCAACGGGGACAAATCAAAGATTGCCTGGTGGACGGGCCGCTTGCACTCGATAACGCCGTTTCATCGATTGCGGCGAGACAAAAAGGAATTGTCAGCGAGGTGGCCGGAGAAGCGGATATCCTCCTGGTGCCTACTATAGAAGCAGGAAACGTCCTTTATAAGTCCCTTATGTATTTCGCAGGGGCCAAGGTGGCTGCCGTCATTTCGGGAGCCACAGCACCAATCGTATTAACATCCAGGTCGGACCTGGCAGAGAGCAAGCTGTACTCATTGGCACTCGCCATCTGCTCTTCAGAAAACCGCTAA
- a CDS encoding hemolysin XhlA family protein — MPELQKEHNSREIYDILTELRVDIGVIKTQLGYLSEVKKTAESADGKAAEALSLAKENAKDIEGIKKTTTWAIGLMVPSILTIVGILAAMVL; from the coding sequence ATGCCAGAACTGCAGAAAGAACACAACTCTCGCGAGATTTACGACATTCTAACTGAGCTTCGCGTAGATATCGGGGTGATAAAAACGCAACTTGGATATTTATCTGAGGTCAAAAAGACTGCTGAAAGTGCGGACGGTAAGGCGGCGGAAGCGCTCTCACTTGCGAAGGAAAATGCCAAAGACATCGAGGGAATAAAAAAGACGACAACCTGGGCGATTGGGCTCATGGTCCCGTCAATATTGACCATCGTAGGTATCCTAGCTGCGATGGTTCTATGA
- a CDS encoding phage holin family protein, translated as MDELLNVDFTAYLALAVVLYAIREATRVSNRYIPVIAIVLGILFAAFEQGGFDYGVMIAGIQYALLGVGSVATIKYQFEKRNENGGDQ; from the coding sequence ATGGACGAACTATTGAACGTAGATTTTACGGCGTATCTTGCGCTTGCAGTCGTACTATATGCGATTAGAGAAGCGACAAGGGTCAGTAATCGTTATATTCCAGTAATTGCGATTGTGCTGGGCATATTGTTCGCAGCGTTTGAGCAGGGCGGTTTTGATTATGGCGTCATGATTGCCGGCATCCAATACGCATTACTTGGCGTAGGATCAGTCGCAACGATTAAGTATCAATTCGAAAAAAGAAACGAAAATGGAGGCGATCAATAA
- a CDS encoding phage tail spike protein, whose protein sequence is MLELTTLSGESHFLANQLGLSRKQAVNGNRSLSFLLPKTDVNAHAFNLVEEECFITDQSTKHRYRIKQVEQRVHAQTPVKSVFATHEFFDLIDVYRYDTLTTGVKTIAQILDFIFNGTGWTYSVINAFNNLEFENFGDDNCIALFNKAIQRFGFEFELRDDKHVTIRNQIGNDADLQFRYNHNVKTFKHTVDTSNLSTYIRGEGKVVNDVPVVTAEYTSPNAAIFGIRHAKPYTNETIIHQPTLLASLKRQLIDAPEVSIELEFSVLKDAGYLSEKPGLGDRIPTIYEPLGIDLDLRVMEIEDYPGTNKAPRVTLSTLRKSYGSAITDFTKRLFDEFFDSDTGKLKYDVLDEATRRATEALNNSLTELEYPPGMGIVARDPNDPLRFVAFRSAGLGVTTDGGITFPNAITADGINTNLLTAGQINTNRIRIFGGDLEEYTLIEGPYIESRGRHTRSWRGKTETNQIRLKFENGYLRARNDTLNRSLYFSDFGISTYADAVGNEDASGTLAFRDTTYSTASGLTVHSVYGVVALRSDENRVILDASQTVNIESDEASVYFRPMKNTRPGINEFRLWVKDNGSSSETDGVLTYGSPNTNYAAGIRFQKTTAGDPTIFVTNGNGDMGTGKLDADKVGANDVTTRGGTYSVYWNGRGGGTLGGSGANDFVLQAGGIKTTGDNFYLGCGPTDGEVRVTNHLGYNDGSTISYRPIKASEYRNGSSVLTKQNIEPVTERGLDVINKLEIKRYILNEDVNVGNYSNWQIGVLSELSPEIATQDLSAINVYKYVNYLALSVQELSAENKAQAQEIADLRLLIEGGEA, encoded by the coding sequence TTGCTCGAACTCACAACGTTATCCGGCGAGTCTCACTTTCTCGCCAATCAACTAGGACTCTCACGCAAACAGGCGGTGAACGGAAATCGTTCGCTGTCTTTTTTATTGCCGAAAACCGACGTCAACGCTCACGCATTCAACCTCGTCGAAGAGGAGTGCTTCATCACGGATCAATCAACGAAGCACCGTTACCGGATCAAGCAGGTCGAGCAGCGCGTGCACGCTCAAACGCCCGTTAAGTCGGTATTCGCCACGCACGAATTCTTTGACCTCATCGACGTTTATCGCTACGACACGCTAACCACAGGCGTTAAGACAATCGCGCAAATACTCGACTTTATCTTCAACGGCACGGGCTGGACGTATAGCGTCATCAACGCGTTCAACAACCTCGAATTTGAAAACTTCGGCGACGACAACTGTATCGCGCTATTCAACAAGGCGATTCAGCGGTTTGGCTTCGAGTTTGAACTGCGCGACGACAAGCACGTCACGATTCGCAATCAGATCGGCAACGACGCCGACTTACAATTTCGCTACAACCACAACGTCAAAACGTTCAAGCACACGGTCGATACGAGTAATTTGTCAACGTACATTCGCGGCGAAGGAAAGGTCGTCAACGACGTGCCGGTGGTCACGGCGGAGTACACGTCGCCAAACGCAGCCATCTTCGGCATTCGCCACGCCAAGCCTTACACGAACGAAACGATTATTCATCAGCCGACGTTGCTCGCCTCACTCAAGCGCCAACTCATCGATGCCCCTGAGGTATCAATCGAGCTCGAGTTCAGCGTTCTGAAAGACGCAGGCTACCTCAGCGAAAAGCCGGGTCTGGGCGACAGGATTCCGACAATCTACGAACCGTTGGGCATCGACCTCGACCTTCGCGTTATGGAAATCGAAGACTATCCCGGCACGAACAAGGCGCCAAGAGTCACACTATCAACCTTGCGAAAAAGTTACGGATCGGCGATTACTGATTTCACGAAAAGGTTGTTCGACGAGTTCTTCGATAGTGACACCGGCAAGCTGAAATACGACGTGCTAGACGAAGCAACACGGCGGGCAACTGAGGCGCTGAACAACTCGCTGACGGAGCTTGAGTATCCGCCAGGAATGGGTATTGTGGCGCGTGATCCGAATGACCCGTTGCGATTCGTTGCGTTCAGGTCGGCGGGGCTAGGCGTCACGACTGACGGGGGCATCACGTTTCCGAACGCGATAACAGCCGACGGAATCAATACGAACCTCCTCACCGCCGGCCAAATCAACACGAACCGTATTCGCATATTCGGCGGCGACCTGGAAGAATACACGCTAATCGAGGGGCCGTATATTGAATCGCGAGGCAGACACACGCGGTCTTGGCGCGGTAAAACCGAAACGAATCAAATCCGGCTGAAATTCGAAAACGGGTATTTGCGGGCACGAAATGACACGCTTAATCGCTCGCTTTACTTTAGCGATTTCGGAATCTCAACGTATGCCGATGCGGTCGGGAACGAAGATGCGTCCGGAACATTGGCTTTTCGTGACACAACGTACTCGACGGCAAGCGGGCTGACAGTCCACTCGGTCTACGGCGTGGTTGCGTTGCGGTCCGATGAGAATAGGGTCATCCTCGACGCCAGCCAGACGGTAAACATTGAGTCGGATGAAGCCAGCGTATACTTCCGTCCGATGAAAAACACACGTCCCGGCATCAACGAGTTTCGCCTATGGGTTAAGGACAACGGAAGCTCTAGCGAAACTGATGGCGTCCTCACTTACGGATCGCCGAATACGAATTACGCAGCAGGCATTCGCTTTCAAAAAACGACCGCAGGCGACCCTACGATTTTTGTCACAAATGGAAATGGCGACATGGGTACGGGCAAACTTGACGCTGATAAAGTTGGCGCAAATGACGTCACGACACGTGGCGGTACGTATAGCGTTTATTGGAACGGTCGAGGTGGAGGTACGCTGGGCGGGTCCGGCGCCAACGACTTCGTGCTCCAAGCAGGCGGAATAAAAACCACTGGCGATAATTTCTACCTTGGTTGCGGACCAACTGACGGCGAGGTCCGCGTTACGAATCACCTAGGCTATAACGACGGGTCCACTATAAGTTATCGCCCAATCAAGGCGAGCGAGTACCGGAACGGATCGAGCGTCCTGACGAAGCAAAACATCGAGCCGGTCACGGAGCGCGGGCTAGACGTCATCAACAAGCTCGAAATCAAGCGCTACATTCTGAACGAAGATGTAAACGTCGGAAACTACTCGAACTGGCAAATCGGCGTACTGAGCGAGCTGAGCCCGGAAATTGCTACGCAGGACTTGTCGGCGATTAACGTTTATAAATATGTGAACTACCTGGCGTTGAGTGTGCAGGAGCTGAGCGCGGAAAATAAGGCACAGGCGCAGGAAATAGCGGACTTGAGGTTATTAATCGAGGGAGGTGAGGCGTAA